One window of the Lonchura striata isolate bLonStr1 chromosome 9, bLonStr1.mat, whole genome shotgun sequence genome contains the following:
- the HEBP2 gene encoding heme-binding protein 2: MIKSFKQTFLSLDLQSPRWSSAETKAKDYELRQYETAKWVSTVIRGETQKEAMRQGFWKLFHYIQGKNEKEMKIDMTVPVTCLVKSGCTDFKISFFVPFEHQECPPQPTDSDVFIEERKAAALFVRSFGGFASPEKYAEEAEALARTLRNRGQPFHEDFFYTAGYDSPFKLFNRHNEVWYFKK; the protein is encoded by the exons ATGATCAAGTCCTTCAAGCAAACATTTCTGTCCCTGGACCTGCAGTCCCCTCgctggagctcagcagagaCAAAG GCAAAGGACTATGAACTGCGTCAGTACGAGACAGCAAAGTGGGTCAGCACAGTCATTAGGGGAGAAACCCAGAAGGAAGCAATGCGCCAGGGCTTCTGGAAACTCTTCCACTACATCCagggaaagaatgaaaaag AAATGAAGATTGATATGACTGTGCCAGTGACCTGCCTGGTAAAATCAGGCTGCACAGACTTCAAGATCTCTTTCTTTGTGCCATTTGAACACCAGGagtgccctccccagcccaCTGACTCCGATGTGTTCATTGAGGAACggaaggcagcagctctcttTGTCCG gtcctttggtggattTGCCTCCCCAGAGAAGTATGCTGAGGAAGCTGAAGCCTTGGCCAGAACCTTAAGAAACAGAGGCCAACCATTCCATGAAGATTTCTTTTACACTGCAGGCTATGACAGTCCCTTCAAGCTCTTTAACAGGCATAATGAAGTgtggtattttaaaaagtaa